A window of Campylobacter ureolyticus contains these coding sequences:
- a CDS encoding heavy-metal-associated domain-containing protein encodes MKKLLLLSITLSFLMADKTYYLNVKNMNCGGCARNIEKLSNTVATVTNMSFDIQTKDVNLTIKDNDDIKKVLNTIEEKGYKIKLKD; translated from the coding sequence ATGAAAAAACTATTATTACTGAGCATTACATTATCGTTTCTGATGGCTGATAAAACCTATTACCTAAATGTCAAAAATATGAATTGTGGCGGGTGTGCAAGAAACATAGAAAAACTTTCAAATACAGTAGCAACGGTAACAAATATGAGCTTTGATATCCAAACAAAAGATGTAAATTTAACCATAAAAGATAACGATGATATTAAAAAAGTCTTAAATACTATAGAAGAAAAAGGCTACAAAATAAAACTCAAAGATTAG
- a CDS encoding TonB-dependent receptor plug domain-containing protein, which yields MKKIIFYAIILNLCYGENVVLKEIVVTDLDTLKTFNSSNYLNKEKINLITSKDGSITEVLKTNPNIVFSKSARSSTESGEISPKDISINGASHYQNNFLVDNINFNDDINPTGYKNLFKNVWRGPSLGTQAINLNSDLLKSIEVFDSLVSAKYGDFQGGVIKAKTKDPSTKFSGITSFGYTNGNWQKTFIDEKVKKNYENKRGWMDKSDFAKRKYRFEIEGYVSENAGLLFDYSRNDSIIKYNTKSSILDPEFASFPNDKRINENYFLKGILHPNQNLTIKPNFLYAKQKTKSFIEDDKNSNMSNEFGGYSFGVDADLALDSIFVEQSLNYSEFESSRYFNFKDGLYIYKKSNLKNWGAGKTSTYGGLSDIEQFQKTFNYKLDLTFDELKTGEISHKFITGLEYINKSGNHKTLTPVKEYTFSKLPTGYKCKNGDLECINDDSFGGKGQFANSLWYYGDVDNKTTMDQISLYLEDEISYKKFKFRPGIRMQRDSLTKDFYKALRFASQYEFYDKQFIGLGLNRYYGRNIFYQKLYNDTYRHQKDFIKNHPDDEWKFAGNNTNSYLSTRLKLPYDDEFSIFYNGKINNFDLNLKYVKRKSKDEVVGKTASKLGHTQKINGWDDNYAIYTNEGKTNSDIYTFIVKNNEPIIILNTPNNFEISYTRMKRKRNFNNYTDKNLDTKVLYNGKITEVGNLPVIDFYTPNSFKFSHNVKISNFVISNFISYTDKSDALIKEWDRNHRMTSYKKVKIPSYTTWDMRISYSQNLHNDINFFTNLDINNILNKKYTVSKDLDNGEIYNTFDPGRNIWLEMGLKW from the coding sequence ATGAAAAAAATAATATTTTACGCAATCATCTTAAATTTATGTTATGGTGAAAATGTTGTTTTAAAAGAAATAGTTGTAACTGATTTAGATACTTTAAAAACATTTAATTCTTCAAATTACTTAAATAAAGAAAAAATAAATTTAATAACTTCAAAAGATGGTTCTATAACTGAAGTTTTAAAAACAAATCCAAATATCGTTTTTAGTAAGAGCGCAAGAAGCTCCACAGAAAGTGGAGAAATATCCCCAAAAGATATAAGTATAAACGGTGCAAGTCATTATCAAAATAACTTTTTAGTTGATAATATAAATTTTAATGACGATATAAATCCTACAGGATATAAAAATTTATTTAAAAACGTTTGGAGAGGTCCAAGTCTTGGCACTCAAGCCATAAATTTAAACTCCGATCTACTAAAAAGCATTGAAGTTTTTGATAGCTTGGTGTCTGCAAAATATGGTGATTTCCAAGGTGGAGTTATAAAAGCAAAAACAAAAGATCCAAGTACAAAATTTAGCGGAATTACCAGCTTTGGATACACAAATGGAAATTGGCAAAAAACTTTTATAGATGAAAAAGTTAAAAAAAATTATGAAAATAAAAGAGGCTGGATGGATAAAAGCGATTTTGCAAAACGAAAATACAGATTTGAAATAGAAGGATATGTAAGTGAAAATGCTGGACTTTTGTTTGATTACTCAAGGAACGATTCGATCATCAAATACAATACAAAAAGCTCTATTTTGGATCCTGAATTTGCAAGTTTTCCAAACGACAAAAGAATAAATGAAAATTATTTTTTAAAAGGCATTTTACATCCAAATCAAAACCTTACAATAAAACCTAATTTTTTATACGCCAAACAAAAAACCAAAAGCTTTATAGAAGATGATAAAAACTCAAATATGAGTAATGAATTTGGAGGATACTCATTTGGAGTCGATGCCGATTTGGCATTAGATAGCATTTTTGTAGAGCAAAGTTTAAATTACAGCGAATTTGAAAGTTCGCGTTATTTTAATTTTAAAGATGGACTTTATATTTATAAAAAATCAAATTTAAAAAACTGGGGAGCTGGCAAAACATCAACTTATGGTGGGCTTAGCGACATAGAACAATTTCAGAAAACATTTAATTATAAACTTGATTTAACTTTTGATGAGCTTAAAACAGGTGAGATTTCGCATAAATTTATAACAGGACTTGAATATATTAACAAATCAGGTAATCATAAAACATTAACTCCGGTAAAAGAATATACTTTTAGCAAACTTCCGACTGGGTATAAGTGTAAAAATGGCGATTTAGAGTGTATAAATGACGATAGTTTCGGTGGAAAAGGACAATTTGCAAACTCGCTTTGGTATTATGGAGATGTTGATAATAAAACCACAATGGATCAAATTTCACTTTATTTAGAGGATGAAATAAGCTACAAAAAGTTTAAATTTAGACCTGGAATCAGAATGCAAAGAGACTCTTTAACAAAAGATTTTTATAAAGCATTAAGATTTGCAAGTCAATATGAGTTTTATGATAAACAATTTATTGGTCTTGGTTTAAACAGATATTATGGAAGAAATATTTTTTATCAAAAACTTTATAATGATACATACAGACATCAAAAAGATTTTATAAAAAATCATCCTGATGATGAGTGGAAATTTGCAGGAAATAATACAAATAGCTATCTCTCAACCCGTTTAAAACTTCCTTACGATGATGAGTTCAGTATTTTTTACAATGGTAAAATTAATAATTTTGACTTAAATTTAAAATATGTTAAACGAAAAAGTAAAGATGAAGTTGTAGGCAAAACTGCCTCAAAGCTTGGACACACACAAAAAATAAATGGCTGGGATGATAACTATGCTATTTATACAAATGAAGGCAAAACAAACAGTGACATTTACACTTTTATTGTAAAAAATAACGAGCCAATTATAATTTTAAATACTCCAAATAACTTTGAAATTTCATACACGCGCATGAAAAGAAAAAGAAATTTTAACAACTATACCGATAAAAATTTAGACACAAAAGTGCTTTATAATGGAAAAATTACCGAAGTTGGGAATTTACCAGTAATTGATTTTTACACTCCAAACTCTTTTAAATTCTCTCATAATGTAAAAATATCAAATTTTGTCATCTCAAATTTTATATCTTACACAGACAAAAGTGATGCATTAATAAAAGAATGGGATAGAAATCATCGAATGACTTCTTATAAAAAGGTTAAAATTCCATCTTATACAACTTGGGATATGAGAATTTCTTATTCTCAAAATTTACACAACGATATAAACTTCTTTACAAATTTAGATATAAATAATATTTTAAATAAAAAATACACTGTTTCAAAAGATCTTGATAATGGTGAAATTTATAACACTTTTGATCCAGGAAGAAATATCTGGCTTGAAATGGGTCTTAAATGGTAA
- a CDS encoding PstS family phosphate ABC transporter substrate-binding protein, giving the protein MIKLLILIIVGILSFGICFIFFGLYIFVYSSGDYEGIVYALIILLIWLFFMKFFFNLLDTGKNYKKPLFICLLISLSFGVYTYFLEKDLHIKQVNTRINLDKFAPFIDFNDPNLELDLKDKITLHNPNLASIKSDFKFKDNPPLIDGATALYPIYAAFVESIYPSNLKYYPCHAEDSVAKCSTTTGAYENLINQKVDIIFVAGASNEQLNLAKDKNVTMEFLEIGKEAFVFFVNSKNSLDNLSVDEVVKIYSGKITNYKEVGGKNATILAFQRDKNSGSQTMLEKIMAGKKLMQAPATNVVDDMVGIVKSVGTYKNYKNALGFSFLYFTKEMVKNSDIKLLKINGVYPNSQSILNETYPFVGKFYAVTLKENKKESVKEFLEWLKSSEAKLIIQKTGYTPL; this is encoded by the coding sequence TTGATAAAGCTTTTAATTTTAATAATTGTTGGAATTTTATCTTTTGGAATTTGTTTTATATTTTTTGGACTTTATATTTTTGTTTATAGCAGTGGTGATTACGAAGGCATCGTTTATGCCTTAATTATTTTACTTATTTGGTTGTTTTTTATGAAATTTTTCTTTAACCTCTTAGATACTGGCAAAAACTATAAAAAACCGCTTTTTATCTGCCTTTTAATTTCCTTATCTTTTGGAGTTTATACATATTTTTTAGAAAAAGATCTGCATATAAAACAGGTTAATACTAGGATTAATTTAGATAAATTTGCTCCATTTATTGACTTTAATGATCCAAATTTAGAGCTAGACTTAAAAGATAAAATAACTTTACACAATCCAAATTTAGCTTCTATAAAAAGTGATTTTAAATTTAAAGATAATCCACCATTAATCGATGGTGCAACTGCACTTTACCCAATTTATGCTGCTTTTGTTGAAAGCATTTATCCTTCTAATTTAAAATATTATCCTTGCCATGCCGAAGATAGTGTAGCAAAATGCTCAACTACAACTGGAGCGTATGAAAATTTAATCAATCAAAAAGTTGATATTATTTTTGTTGCAGGTGCTTCTAATGAACAGCTAAATTTGGCAAAAGATAAAAATGTTACTATGGAGTTTTTAGAAATTGGTAAAGAAGCTTTTGTCTTCTTTGTAAATTCAAAAAATAGTTTGGATAATTTGAGTGTTGATGAGGTTGTTAAAATTTATTCAGGCAAAATTACAAATTATAAAGAAGTTGGTGGAAAAAATGCTACAATTTTAGCATTTCAAAGAGATAAAAACTCAGGTTCGCAAACTATGCTTGAAAAGATAATGGCTGGTAAAAAGCTTATGCAAGCACCTGCTACAAATGTTGTTGATGATATGGTTGGCATAGTTAAAAGTGTTGGAACTTATAAAAATTATAAAAACGCTTTAGGATTTTCATTTTTGTATTTTACTAAAGAAATGGTAAAAAACTCTGATATAAAACTACTTAAAATAAATGGAGTTTATCCAAACTCGCAAAGCATTTTAAATGAAACTTATCCATTTGTTGGTAAATTTTATGCAGTAACACTAAAAGAAAATAAAAAAGAAAGTGTTAAAGAATTTTTAGAGTGGCTAAAAAGTAGTGAAGCAAAACTCATAATTCAAAAGACAGGCTACACTCCATTATAA
- the hisD gene encoding histidinol dehydrogenase, producing the protein MKFLNSMDKDFDFEFNKLVNRSNLDMDSVEAIVKNIINEVKTNGDDALKEQILKFDKWEVKNNLKITQESMKKAYDDLDDNMKNTLKKAKNRIKSYHEKQLERSWLNFENDGSILGQKITPVDRAGLYIPGGKAAYPSSLLMNAIPAIVAGVKEIVVCTPAVGGKVNELLLAAMYLLDIKEAFKVGGASAIGAMAYGTKSIPKVDVITGPGNIFVATAKKLVFGDVNIDMIAGPSEIGVIADDSSDPHLVAIDMLSQAEHDELASSFLVTSSINLAKKVKNEIYEILPNLKRYEIAKKSIEQKAAIIVAKNKCEVIKLINDLAVEHLEIQTTDANSYLPYIRHAGAIFLGHFTPEAMGDYAAGPNHTLPTGGSARFFSPLGVYNFLKRSSIISMSEKGFNEISEICMSLAEAEGLEAHKLSVKKRLK; encoded by the coding sequence ATGAAATTTTTAAATAGTATGGATAAAGATTTTGATTTTGAGTTTAATAAACTTGTAAATAGATCAAATTTGGATATGGATAGTGTTGAGGCAATAGTTAAAAATATCATCAACGAGGTAAAAACTAATGGCGATGATGCCCTAAAAGAGCAAATTTTAAAGTTTGATAAATGGGAAGTAAAAAACAATCTTAAAATCACACAAGAAAGTATGAAAAAAGCTTATGATGATTTAGATGATAATATGAAAAATACTCTTAAAAAAGCTAAAAATAGGATTAAATCATACCATGAAAAACAACTTGAGAGATCTTGGCTTAATTTTGAAAACGATGGCTCTATTTTAGGCCAAAAAATTACACCTGTTGATAGAGCTGGTCTTTATATACCTGGAGGAAAGGCAGCATATCCAAGCTCGCTTTTGATGAATGCAATCCCAGCTATAGTAGCTGGTGTTAAAGAAATAGTGGTTTGTACTCCAGCAGTTGGTGGAAAAGTAAATGAGCTTTTGCTTGCTGCAATGTACTTGCTTGATATAAAAGAAGCTTTTAAAGTTGGTGGCGCAAGTGCGATTGGGGCGATGGCTTATGGTACAAAATCTATTCCAAAAGTCGATGTTATAACTGGTCCTGGAAATATCTTTGTTGCAACTGCCAAAAAGCTTGTTTTTGGTGATGTAAATATCGATATGATAGCAGGACCAAGCGAGATAGGAGTTATTGCAGATGATAGCTCAGATCCGCATTTAGTGGCTATAGATATGCTTTCTCAGGCTGAACACGATGAACTTGCAAGTAGTTTTTTAGTAACAAGTTCTATAAATCTAGCCAAAAAAGTTAAAAATGAAATTTATGAAATTTTACCAAATTTAAAAAGATATGAAATTGCTAAAAAAAGCATTGAGCAAAAAGCTGCTATCATAGTAGCAAAAAATAAGTGCGAAGTTATAAAATTAATAAATGATTTGGCAGTTGAGCATTTGGAAATTCAAACAACTGATGCAAATAGTTATTTACCATATATAAGACACGCTGGAGCGATATTTTTAGGACATTTTACACCTGAGGCGATGGGTGATTATGCGGCTGGACCAAACCATACTTTACCAACTGGTGGAAGTGCTAGATTTTTCTCTCCACTTGGGGTATATAATTTCTTAAAAAGAAGTTCAATAATTTCAATGAGTGAAAAAGGCTTTAATGAAATTTCAGAAATTTGCATGAGCTTAGCCGAAGCTGAGGGCTTAGAGGCTCACAAGCTATCAGTTAAAAAAAGACTAAAATAG
- a CDS encoding OmpA family protein has protein sequence MKIKKEQNDTFWIAYADLMAGLLFVFILLIGGIIVKYVLTQSSLKEKEADFLSTLASLKTQEQKNSELEELNKIFSNRLNELDIETNKLKEKNSFFIVEMESLKKIVDSLKDEKSDLNATLHQIYGDYEKERDLNKDLNNTLNENELKIAYLMEQISLKDASINKILNDLNITKNRIKNLSGISVRVIADIKEKLGDSVSIDPNTGALRLSSSVLFDKGSYALKDEAKESLKNTLSKYFEVLMQNDEIRENLDTIIIEGHTDSDGSYLFNLELSQLRAFSVMEFIASWNEDERLKKYLLASGRSFMSPVMKDGVEDKDASRRIEIKFVLSNKNTINEIQKILEYEN, from the coding sequence ATGAAAATAAAAAAAGAGCAAAATGATACTTTTTGGATAGCGTATGCCGATCTTATGGCGGGGCTTTTATTTGTTTTTATACTTTTAATAGGTGGAATTATTGTAAAATATGTTTTAACTCAAAGCAGTCTTAAAGAAAAAGAAGCTGATTTTTTAAGCACACTTGCGAGTTTAAAAACTCAAGAGCAAAAAAACTCAGAGCTTGAGGAATTAAATAAAATTTTTAGCAATAGGCTAAATGAGCTTGATATAGAAACTAATAAATTAAAAGAAAAAAACTCATTTTTTATAGTTGAAATGGAAAGCTTGAAAAAAATAGTTGATAGCTTAAAAGATGAAAAATCAGATCTTAACGCAACTCTTCATCAAATTTATGGAGATTATGAAAAAGAGCGTGATTTAAATAAAGACTTGAATAATACTTTAAATGAAAATGAGCTTAAAATAGCTTATTTAATGGAGCAAATTTCATTAAAAGATGCAAGTATTAATAAAATTTTAAATGATTTGAATATTACAAAAAATCGTATAAAAAATTTAAGTGGAATTAGCGTAAGAGTTATAGCCGATATTAAAGAAAAACTCGGAGATAGTGTAAGTATCGACCCAAATACTGGAGCTTTAAGACTATCATCATCGGTTTTATTTGATAAAGGATCATATGCTTTAAAAGATGAGGCAAAAGAAAGTCTTAAAAATACACTAAGCAAATATTTCGAAGTTTTAATGCAAAACGATGAAATTAGAGAAAATTTAGACACAATTATCATTGAAGGACACACAGATAGTGATGGAAGTTATCTTTTTAATCTTGAGCTTTCTCAGCTTAGAGCATTTTCGGTTATGGAGTTTATAGCTTCTTGGAATGAAGATGAAAGACTAAAAAAATATCTTTTAGCAAGTGGAAGAAGTTTTATGTCTCCGGTAATGAAAGATGGTGTTGAAGATAAAGATGCAAGTAGAAGAATTGAGATAAAATTTGTATTATCTAATAAAAATACAATTAATGAAATTCAAAAGATCTTAGAATATGAAAATTGA
- a CDS encoding MotA/TolQ/ExbB proton channel family protein produces the protein MESKNEITDEFSLLKESKRSLFGVYIKIVFIPVLVFLIFLSGYLNYISLKVESHSIVMLGFLLFIALIFARHNAEYGCCLFESRSAIFKDELKKYIMSHLMVVGNRKKSNAPFESFSDNFTNNLRNENYASVAAGVFPMLGILGTFISIAISMPHFSSTNINSLEAEIAQLLGGVGTAFYVSIYGIFLALWWIYFEKKGLSRFESIIYRYKSVTKNFFWEKDEISQSLMSEILNQNEKVANSFETVFNAEFTKNLRTAMKENFHTFEEMLELQKNSLKTTSSNLNETISLFTNISEISKNINKDFEKMLNSFSKLVDDTNEIYVNLSIQFEKLLSFNDKRDTNLQDLADKIIYSLEEFKASLESFNKKILNEQNETQNIFNQSVIKSVDEIKKVVDSLKKEKNTNTNIIEELKISLDNVEKKDSKK, from the coding sequence ATGGAAAGTAAAAATGAAATAACTGATGAGTTTAGTCTATTAAAAGAGTCTAAAAGATCTCTTTTTGGAGTTTATATAAAAATAGTTTTTATTCCTGTTTTAGTATTTTTAATTTTTCTATCAGGATATCTAAATTATATAAGCTTAAAAGTAGAATCTCACTCTATCGTTATGCTTGGATTTTTACTTTTCATAGCTTTGATTTTTGCAAGACATAATGCAGAATATGGATGTTGTTTATTTGAAAGCAGAAGTGCTATTTTCAAAGATGAGCTTAAAAAATACATAATGAGTCATTTAATGGTCGTTGGAAATAGAAAAAAATCAAACGCACCATTTGAAAGTTTTAGCGATAATTTTACAAATAATTTAAGAAATGAAAACTACGCTTCAGTTGCAGCTGGTGTTTTTCCTATGCTTGGAATTTTAGGAACTTTTATAAGTATAGCCATCTCAATGCCACATTTTTCATCAACCAATATAAACTCACTTGAAGCAGAAATAGCTCAACTTCTAGGAGGAGTTGGAACAGCTTTTTATGTTTCTATTTATGGTATATTTTTGGCTTTGTGGTGGATATATTTTGAAAAAAAAGGTTTAAGTAGATTTGAAAGTATTATTTATAGATATAAAAGTGTGACTAAGAATTTCTTTTGGGAAAAGGATGAAATTTCGCAAAGTCTTATGAGTGAAATACTAAATCAAAATGAAAAAGTTGCAAATAGCTTTGAAACTGTTTTTAATGCTGAATTTACTAAAAACTTACGCACTGCTATGAAAGAGAATTTTCACACATTTGAAGAGATGCTTGAATTGCAAAAAAACTCTTTAAAAACAACTTCATCAAATTTAAACGAAACAATTTCACTGTTTACTAACATTAGTGAAATTTCAAAAAACATCAATAAAGACTTTGAGAAGATGTTAAACTCATTTTCTAAATTAGTAGATGATACAAATGAAATTTATGTGAATTTATCAATACAGTTTGAAAAACTTTTATCGTTTAATGATAAAAGGGATACAAATTTACAAGACTTAGCTGATAAGATTATTTATAGTTTAGAGGAGTTTAAAGCTAGCTTGGAAAGCTTTAACAAGAAAATTTTAAACGAGCAAAATGAAACACAAAACATATTTAATCAAAGTGTGATAAAAAGTGTTGATGAGATAAAAAAAGTTGTTGATAGCTTAAAAAAAGAAAAAAATACTAATACAAATATTATAGAAGAGCTTAAAATTTCACTTGATAATGTGGAGAAAAAAGACTCTAAAAAATAA
- the fbaA gene encoding class II fructose-bisphosphate aldolase, translating into MGVLDVVNAGVLGGDEAIKLYNYAKSEGFAIPAVNVVGTNSINAVLESAKKVNSPVIVQFSNGGAGFVAGKTCQEADVLGAISGARHVHLLAKHYGIPVILHTDHAARKLLPWIDSLIEASKENIKLFKKPLFTSHMLDLSVESLDENLSTCEQYLKTLSELDIALEIELGVTGGEEDGVDNTNVDNALLYTQPKDVAQAFERLGKISDKFTIAASFGNVHGVYKPGNVVLRPEILKNSQKFVKEKFNTKCDKPVNFVFHGGSGSDIEDIKDAVSYGVIKMNIDTDTQWAFWDGVREYELKNRDYLQGQIGNPEGEHSPNKKYYDPRKWLRAGEESMVKRLMEAFEDLNCINKN; encoded by the coding sequence ATGGGTGTTTTAGATGTTGTAAATGCAGGTGTTTTAGGTGGCGATGAAGCGATTAAGCTTTATAATTACGCTAAAAGTGAGGGATTTGCTATACCAGCTGTTAATGTAGTTGGAACAAATTCTATAAATGCAGTTTTAGAAAGCGCAAAAAAAGTCAATTCACCCGTAATAGTCCAGTTTTCAAATGGTGGAGCAGGTTTTGTGGCAGGAAAAACCTGCCAAGAAGCCGATGTTTTGGGGGCAATCAGCGGAGCAAGACATGTTCATCTGCTAGCAAAACATTATGGCATTCCTGTGATTTTACATACTGATCATGCTGCTAGAAAACTTCTTCCTTGGATTGATTCTTTAATTGAAGCTAGCAAAGAAAACATTAAGCTTTTTAAAAAACCACTTTTTACTTCTCATATGCTTGATTTAAGTGTTGAGAGTTTGGATGAAAATTTAAGTACTTGTGAGCAGTATCTTAAAACTCTAAGTGAATTAGACATAGCTTTGGAAATTGAGCTTGGAGTAACTGGTGGAGAAGAAGATGGTGTTGATAATACAAATGTTGATAATGCACTTTTATATACTCAGCCAAAAGATGTTGCTCAAGCATTTGAAAGACTTGGTAAAATAAGTGATAAATTTACAATTGCAGCAAGTTTTGGTAATGTTCACGGTGTATATAAACCAGGTAATGTTGTTCTAAGACCTGAAATTTTAAAAAATTCCCAAAAATTTGTAAAAGAAAAATTTAATACAAAATGCGATAAGCCGGTAAATTTTGTATTTCACGGCGGTAGTGGAAGTGATATAGAAGATATAAAAGATGCCGTAAGTTATGGTGTTATAAAAATGAATATCGACACAGACACTCAATGGGCTTTTTGGGATGGTGTTAGAGAATATGAACTTAAAAATAGAGATTATCTACAAGGGCAAATCGGAAATCCAGAAGGTGAACATAGCCCAAATAAAAAATATTACGATCCTAGAAAATGGTTAAGAGCTGGTGAGGAAAGTATGGTAAAAAGATTAATGGAAGCCTTTGAAGATTTAAATTGTATAAATAAAAATTAG
- a CDS encoding peptidylprolyl isomerase, with the protein MKKVLFTALSLAVAMSLNAKVFATVDGKDITDVDLAPMLAGMPGVNFETLPAEIQNQVIDRAIDLRVLINEAKKSGIEKDELYKKQLEIVKDDIALRAWQAKELNNTKVSDKEIEDFYNKNKDKFIEPAAIAVSHILVEKEDDAKKIIADLSKLKGDELKKKFAEIAKEKSLDPSGKQNGGDLGYFVKEQMVPEFGEAANKLKKGELTKTPVKTQFGYHVILKNDAKDKKQLGLAEVKDYIKSIVKQEKFQADFEKKVKDLKSKAKIEYKNKK; encoded by the coding sequence ATGAAAAAAGTTTTATTTACAGCTTTAAGCCTAGCAGTAGCTATGAGTTTAAATGCTAAAGTTTTTGCAACAGTTGATGGAAAGGACATCACTGATGTTGATCTTGCGCCTATGCTTGCAGGAATGCCAGGAGTTAATTTTGAAACTCTTCCAGCTGAGATTCAAAATCAAGTAATTGATAGAGCAATTGATTTAAGAGTTTTAATCAATGAAGCTAAAAAAAGCGGTATTGAAAAAGATGAGCTTTATAAAAAACAGCTTGAAATTGTAAAAGATGATATTGCTTTAAGAGCTTGGCAAGCAAAAGAGCTTAACAACACAAAAGTAAGCGACAAAGAAATAGAGGATTTTTATAATAAAAATAAAGATAAATTTATTGAGCCAGCAGCTATTGCAGTTAGCCATATTTTAGTTGAAAAAGAAGATGATGCTAAAAAAATAATAGCTGATTTAAGCAAGCTAAAAGGTGATGAGCTAAAGAAAAAATTTGCTGAAATTGCAAAAGAAAAAAGTCTTGATCCAAGTGGTAAACAAAATGGTGGAGATTTAGGATACTTTGTAAAAGAGCAAATGGTTCCTGAGTTTGGTGAAGCAGCCAATAAGCTTAAAAAAGGTGAGCTTACTAAAACTCCTGTAAAAACTCAATTTGGCTATCACGTAATACTTAAAAACGATGCAAAAGATAAAAAACAACTTGGTCTAGCTGAAGTTAAAGACTATATTAAAAGCATTGTAAAACAAGAAAAATTTCAAGCAGATTTTGAGAAAAAAGTAAAAGATTTAAAATCAAAAGCAAAAATTGAATATAAAAATAAAAAATAA
- a CDS encoding endonuclease III domain-containing protein: MRTKKEINLIKELFLKHFDKPVTELKFKNLYELVVCVMLSAQCTDKRVNLITPALFSEFPDIKSLSKANLNSLKLLINSCSFFNNKAENLIKMAKSVMQNFGGEIPLNKKDLMSLAGIGQKTANVVLIEFKGENLMAVDTHVFRVSHRLDLSKAKTPELTEVDLVKAFKTELNYLHQAMVLFGRYTCKAVKPNCKECFLNEICKSKDKVI, encoded by the coding sequence ATGAGAACCAAAAAAGAGATAAATTTAATAAAAGAGTTATTTTTAAAGCATTTTGATAAACCAGTTACAGAACTTAAATTTAAAAATCTTTATGAGTTGGTAGTTTGCGTTATGCTCTCAGCACAATGCACCGACAAAAGAGTAAATCTAATAACACCTGCTTTATTTAGCGAATTTCCAGATATCAAGTCTTTATCAAAAGCAAATTTAAACTCACTTAAACTTCTTATAAACTCATGTAGTTTTTTTAACAATAAAGCCGAAAATTTAATAAAAATGGCAAAATCTGTTATGCAAAATTTTGGCGGTGAAATTCCACTAAATAAAAAAGATCTTATGAGTTTGGCTGGAATTGGGCAAAAAACAGCAAATGTTGTTTTAATAGAGTTTAAAGGTGAAAATTTAATGGCAGTTGATACGCATGTTTTTAGAGTTTCACATAGACTTGATTTAAGCAAGGCAAAAACGCCAGAACTTACAGAAGTTGATCTAGTAAAAGCTTTTAAAACCGAGCTTAACTACCTTCATCAAGCAATGGTGCTATTTGGAAGATATACCTGCAAAGCGGTTAAGCCAAATTGCAAAGAGTGCTTTTTAAATGAAATTTGCAAAAGTAAGGATAAAGTTATTTAA